CACCAGGCGCCGAAGAACAGCCACGAGACCTTGTTGATCAGCTCGGGCTGCATGGGGTGGTCGAACACCTGTTGGAGCACGAGCCAGATCGAGCCGAGATCGGCGCCGCGCCCGGAGTTGAAGGTCCAGAAGACCTTCCACTCCGCAGGCCCGGAGATGTACGCCGGCGCGTTGGCCAGCAGCCAGGCCACGGCCGCGGAGCCGGCCACTGCCCCGAAGTCGAACACCGGGTCGGACTCCTCGGTGTCGCCATTTCCGTCGACCCGGCGCAGCCGGCGCAGGCAGATGACCAGGATGCCGCCCAGCAGGAAGAGCGGGTACAGCTTCGTCGCCGTGCCGAGACCGATCAGCACGCCCGTGAGCACCGGTCGGTCGCGCGACCACGTCCAGAGCGCGGCCGCCACGAGCGTGACGGCCAGGAGGTCCCAGTTGATCAGGGCAGTCAGGGCCAGGGTCGGCGCGATGGCGAACCCAGCGGCGTCCCAGGGGCGGCGCCGGGTGACGCCTGCCAAGAACCAGGTCGCCAGCAGGGCGAGCAGCGCGAAGCCCACGGCGTTGACCGCGGTGTAGAGCCGGGCCTCCTTGGCGACGTCGCGGGTGCCGTCATCCGGAGCGATGGCGCGGGTGACCTTCGCGGTCGCCCAGGCCCAGTAGGAGATGCCGACGGGGTACTCCATGACGTCGAACTGGGCGCGCACGACCGGGTCGTCGGTGTAGGGCCAGTGCCCGTCGGCCAGGCCACGCCCGTAGTAGAGCGGGGGCAGGTCGGAGTAGCACATGTTGTTGTAGTTCTCGGCGCCGTCCTGCCACAGCGAGTTGGCACACGGCGCCTTCTGCACCAGGCCGACCGCGAAACAGAGCGCGGTCAGCAGCAGCAGCACGCGCACCGGCGACCAGAAGCGGTGTGGCGCGGCGTGCCTGCCCATCGGCCCACCGACCGACTCGGAGACGGCGGCCACGACCGAGTCGTCCTGCGTCGGGTGGACCCGCGACTCGAACTCGTCCCCCGTGGATCGCCCCGTCACGGGTGGCTCAGGCCGGCGGGGGTGTCGACGACACGGGCGGTGGGGGCGGCGTCGGCGTCTCCGGCGGCGGAGGTGGGGGCGGAGGTGGAGGCGTCGGGACCAGCGTCGGCGGCACCGGGGTCGGCGTGGGCGTCGGTGTCGGGGTCGGCTTGTCGGTCGGCTTCTTGGTCGGCGCCTTCGTGGGCTGTCTGCTCGGCGGCGGCGGGGGCGGCGGCGGCACATACGGCTCGTGACCCGTCGAGGGCGCCTCGCCGTCGACGTACGCGGGCTCCGGGAAGTCCTCGATCTCCATGCCGTCGGTGGCCTGCTGCATGATCGCGGTCCACGTGTCAGCGGGGTAGTCGGCACCGAAGTACGACGGCAGCCAGCCGTCGAGCTGGTTGTCGCCGTCGCCGCGGACGTACATCACGGCGGCCGCGAGCTGCGGGGTGTAGCCGGCGAACCACGCCGACGAGACGACGTCCTCGCCGCCCTTTCCGGGGGCGGTCGCCGTGCCGGTCTTGCCGGCCGCGGGACGGCCCAGGGCCAGTGCGGCCCGGCCGGTGCCGTTCTGGACGACCTGCTGCATGGCGTACGACGTGTCGGCGGCGATGTCCTCGTCGACCGCGGTGCGGGTCTTCTCCGGACGGTTGTAGAGCACCTCGCCGTCCTTGCCGACGACCTTCTCGACCACGTGGGCGTCGGCGCGCTCGCCGCCGTTGGCGATGGAGGCGTAGGCGTTGGCCATGTTGATCGGGCTGACCCGGCCCTTTCCCAGGGTGATGAGCGTGTCGTCGGGCAGGAAGTCGACCGTGCGCATCGGTATGCCGGGGTACTTGTTGGACGGCTTGTCACCGGGGATGCCGAGGGCGCGGGCCATGTCGTAGATCGCCTGCGGGCCGTCGTCCATCGAGGCGGACATTTCCATGAACGCGGTGTTGATGGACTCCTCGGTGGCGTTCACCAGGTCGACCGACGAGCCGTAGTCGTTGCCGAGCCCGTCGGAGCCGGTGCCCTCGTTGTTGACCTGGAGGCCGTCGGGGAACTCGTAGGGCGAGTTGCCCTCGAAGGAGTCCTCGAGGCTGAAGCCCTGCTTGATCGCCGCGGCGATGGTCAGCGGCTTGATCGTGGAGCCCGCCATGCCGCCGGTCGCGGCCCAGTTGATCTGGGAGTCGAGGAAGTCCTGGCCGCCGTAGAACCCGCGCACCGCGCCGGTGCCGGGCTCGACCAGGGCCGCGCCGATGTGCAGCTCCTTGTCGCCGAACCCGTCCGGACGCTGCGCCTGTACGCCGTCCTCCGCGGCCGCCATGGCCGAGGGAGTGAACGTCGTGGTGATGCGCAGGCCGTCACCGTCGATCTGCTCGTCGGTGAACTGAAGGCGCTTGAGCTCGTCGCGGACCAGGGTCAGCATGTGACCCTTCTGGCCACCGAGCTGGCTCTCGGCCTTGATCTTGGGGAACTTCGGAAGGCGCTTGGCCGCCTGGTCCGCGTCCGCCGCGGAGATCTTGCCCATCTCGGCCATGCCGTTCAGGGCGTACTCGTAGCGGACCCGCAGCGCTTCCTTGGCTTCCTTGCCGTTGGCCGGGTCGAGGTTGCTCGGGTTGTTCAGCACGCTGGCCAGCACAGCCGACTCGCGGAGGTTCAGCTTGCTGGCCGGCTTGTCGAAGAACGCCTGCGCGGCGGCCTGGACGCCGTACGCACCGCGGCCGAAGTAGATGGTGTTGAGGTAGCCCTCGAGGATCTGCTCCTTGCTCACCTCGCGCTGGATCTTCAGCGACAAGATGGCCTCGGTGATCTTGCGCTGGAGGCTGCGCTCGCTGGTGAGGTAGAGGATCTTGACGTACTGCTGGGTGATCGTCGACGCGCCCTGGGTGGAGCCGCCGCTGGCGTTGGAGAACGCCGCCCGGACAATGCCCTTGGGGTCGATGCCCTTGTCGGTGTAGAAGGAGCGGTTCTCGGCCGCGACCACCGCGTCCTTGAGCGTGTCGGGCATCTCGTCGAGCGGGATGGAGTCGCGGTTCTGGTTGGCGTAGCGACCCAGCTCGCTCTTGCCGTCGGCGTAATAGACGAAGCTGGTCTGCGTCTCGAAGTCCTTGTTTGGGTCCGGGATGTCGATCGCCTGGTACAGCGCGACGAACGTCCCCGCGCCGATCAGGGCGCCGACCAGGACGACCACCAGCAGCCACTTCAGGGCGCGCCGCACCCGGGTCCCGCGGGTGACGGGGGGCTTCTTGGGGCGCTTGGTCACGGGGCGGCCGTCGGCTCGGCGCTTTGCACTCACGGCGGTAAGGGTAATCAACCCACGGTCGAGTGCAGACTTCTCGACATTTCAGGTGTAGCGGATATATCGCTACGATAGGTCGCATGGCACGTCGTGCAGAGACCATCGAGCTCGCAGTCCTCGGACTGCTGCACGAGGGACCCATGCACGGATACGAGCTGCGCAAGCGCCTGAACCTCATGCTCGGCTGGGGGCGCGTGCTCTCCTACGGGTCGCTGTACCCGACCTTGAAGAAGATGCTGCGGGCCACGCTGATCGAGGAGGCCGTGGGCGATCCCACGCTCATCACCCGGCGCCCGCGCATCGTCTATCAGGTCACCGAGGCCGGCCACGCGGAGTTCGAGCGGCTGATGGCCGAGGTCGGGCCGACCGCGTGGGAGGACGACAACTTCGACATCCGGTTCGCGTTCTTCGGTCGCACCGACATGGAGATCCGGCTGCGCGTGCTCGAGGGCCGTCGTACTCGCCTCCAGGAGCGGCTCGACCGGGTGCAGACCGACCTGGCCCGCACGCAGAAGGAAGTCGACCGGTACGCCGGAGAGCTGCAGCGTCACGGGGTCGAGTCGGTCGAGCGCGAGGTCCGCTGGCTGTCCGACCTCATCAACGCCGAGCGGGCCAACCCCGCCCCGGCGCCCGAACACACCGAATAGCAGAGAACTAGCAACGAAGGAGACCCTCATGGGTTCGGTACGAGTGGCAATCGTGGGAGTCGGCAACTGCGCCACCTCCCTGATCCAGGGCGTGGAGTACTACAAGGACGCCGACCCCGACGGTTCCGTCCCGGGTCTCATGCACGTCAAGTTCGGCGAGTACCACGTCTCTGACGTGCAGTTCGTCGCGGCGTTCGACGTCGACGACAAGAAGGTCGGCAAGGACCTCTCCGAGGCCATCAACGCCTCCGAGAACAACACCATCAAGATCGCGGACGTGCCCACCCTCGGCATCGACGTGCTGCGTGGCCCGACGATGGACGGTCTCGGCAAATACTACCGCGAGACGATCGAGGAGTCGGCGGCCGAGCCGGTCGACGTCGTACAGGCTCTCAAGGACGCCAAGGCCGACGTGCTCGTCTCCTACCTCCCGGTGGGCTCCGAGCAGGCCGACAAGTTCTACGCGCAGTGCGCCATCGACGCCGGGGTCGGCTTCGTCAACGCCCTGCCCGTCTTCATCGCCTCCGACCCCGTGTGGGCCAAGAAGTTCGAGGACGCCGGCGTCCCGATCGTCGGTGACGACATCAAGAGCCAGGTCGGCGCGACCATCACCCACCGCGTGATGGCCAAGCTGTTCGAGGACCGCGGTGTCGCGCTGGACCGCACCTACCAGCTCAACGTAGGCGGCAACATGGACTTCAAGAACATGCTCGAGCGCGAGCGCCTGGAGTCGAAGAAGGTCTCGAAGACCCAGGCCGTGACGTCGAACCTGCGGGGCGAGCTCGCCAACAAGGTCAGCGACCGCAACGTGCACATCGGCCCGTCCGACTACGTGCAGTGGCTCGACGACCGCAAGTGGGCCTACGTCCGCCTCGAGGGTCGCGCGTTCGGCGACGTGCCGCTGAACCTCGAGTACAAGCTCGAGGTCTGGGACTCCCCCAACTCGGCCGGCATCATCATCGACGCCGTGCGCGCCGCGAAGATCGCCATGGACCGCGGCATCGGTGGCCCGATCATCGCCGCGTCGACGTACCTGATGAAGTCGCCTCCGGTGCAGATGCCCGACGACATCGGTCGCCAGGAGCTGGAGAAGTTCATCCGCGGCGAGTGACCCTCCGCCTCATCGGAGCGACGCCCCGCTCGACCTTCGTGGTCGTGCGGGGCGTCGGCCGTTTCCAGACGTCCGCTCGGCGCTGGATACCATTCGGGCCTCGGCGTCCGGGGTTGGCCCGGCACCGACGACCTGCGTGACCTCTACGAGGACGCACCGCCGGGCACCCTGGGGATCACCCACGACACCGCCTATGTTCACGCACCCTCCGACGTCCTGACGGTCGGTCTTTCCGGCGGGGAGGTGACCGCCGAGGACGTCGACGAGGTCTTCAGCACGACCCAGCCCTGGTACTCGCCGCGCTACCAGGACGACCTGAACGGCGGTCCATGGAACCCTTCTCGCACCTGGGCGATCGACCGGGCCGAGCCGCGCGACCGGTTCGTGTCGGGCGACGGTCGGCGGGTGGAGGTCATCCCCGGCACCCCGACGTGGTCACTCAGCCACTGGATCGACGACCACACGGCGGTGGGGTTCGCCGTGCACGCCCCGCCCGACGACGGCTTCCTCGACCAGCAGGCGGAGACAACCCTGATGACCTGCACCGTGCCCGACGGCGCCTGCACGCTGGTCCCGGAGGCGGCGGGACCTCCCGGCAGCGTGCTGCTGCCGAACAGCAGCCTGCTCTGAGCGTTCGGTCCCGGCGCCGGGTTGTGTCGAACGCTTGACACAAGAGGGGCTGCCCTGGATTCTTGACTTGTACCAATGTATTGATACAAGGGGGTCGGGATGTTCGGCGTCGGAACCATAGAGCTGCTGGTGCTGGGCCTGCTCCCGGTGGTCTTCGTCATGGTCATGCTGGTGGTGCTGCTGGCGTTCGCCCGCCGGGACGTGAAGACCGGCCGCGAGTGGCTGGCCGTCGTGGCGATCCGGATCGTCGGTGGAGCTGCCGGCGTCGCGGCAGCGGGCGCCACGGTGTTCCGGCCGATGGCCGGTGTCGACCTGGGACTGGGACGCGGGCTGCTGCTCGCACCCGCGATCGTGGGCCTTGGCGTCATGCTCGGGGTCGCGGTCGGCGAGACCGTCGTACGGCCCCGGCGCGCGGCCGGACTGCGCACCGCCTCGCTCGAGCCGCGCCGGGTGTGGGCCTACCTCCCTCGACCACTGAGCTGGACGGTGGCGCTTCTCGGCGGACTGCTCGTGGCGACGCTGGCGCTGACCACCGTCACCGCCTCGGCCGATGACATGGGCCGAGCCGGTCGCAGCCTGGGGTGCCAGACAGGTAGCTTCAGCACGTCACACGGCCCGTATCCGGGCAGCTTCTACAGCCTTCCACTGTTGGCGATCCTCGCGCTGGTGGCCGTCGTCGGACTGCTTGCGGCCCGCGTCGTCGTGCGCCGCCCGCGCGGCTTCGCGCCGTCCGAGTACGGCGACGGCGCGCTGCGCATGCGGTCGCTGACGGTCATCGTGGCGGCCGCCGGGTTGGCGATCGCCGCCACGCACGCCGGAGTCGCCCTCACCGCCGGTGGCGCGCTCAACCAGATCGGCGGCAGTGAGTGCGGCGCCGGCTGGATGGCCCCGGTCGGACTGTCCCTGCTCGTCAGCCTGCCGATCGCCGTGGTGGTGACGTGCTGGTGTGGCCTGCGACTACTGCTGACCGACCGGCTTGGTGCACCTGACCGTGTCGCCGTGCGATGAGTGCCCTGGTCACCGTCGACCCCGACGACCCGACGCCGCCCTATGAGCAGGTACGCCGCCAGCTCGCCGACCTGATCGGCGTCGGTCGGCTCGCCCCCGGCGACCGGATACCCCCGCTGCGCCAGCTGGCCGGGGATCTCGGGCTGGCCGTCGGCACGGTCGCTCGCGCGTACCGCGAGCTGGAGTCGGCCGGGTTGCTGGAGTCGCGCCGAGGTGGTGGCACCCGGGTCGCTCGAACTTCGGGCCCCGTCAGTGGCTCGCTGGGTGACACGACTAGTCGACGGGTCGACGATCTCGCCGCGTCGTACGTGATGAGGGCGCGGGCGCTGGGGGCCGATGACCGGCTGGTCCGGGACGCCGTACGCCGGCAGCTGGGCTGAGGTTTGTGGGGTTTGCCTGCCCCACGAGGGTGACGTTCCCCCGCCTAGGCGGGGACCATGAACGCAACCTCAGCGCTCCGCTTCCGCCTTGATCCGGCCCAGCGTCGAGCGCATCCCCTCGCGCAGGTGGGCGGCGAAGCCCTGCTGGCCACCCATCAGCGCGCGAGTGAACTTCGCGGAGATGTCGGAGATCCCGTCGGGCGCCTCGCGGCGCTGGGTGATCCGGGTGCCGCCCTCGGTGGACTCGAGGGTGAACGACCAGATCGTGAAGTTGTCCTTGATCCGGAACGCGATCTCCTGGTGCGGCTCGAAGCGCACCACCTTCGACTGCGTGGGCCACACGAGCAGGCCGCGACGGTTGATGTTGAAGAAGCGGGTACTCAGCTGGATCGGGCCGGAGCCACGCTGGAAGCTCTTCACCACCTGCGGGCTCCACTCGGCTAGGCGCGGTAGGTCGGAGACCAGGGCCCAGACCTGTGCGGGCGGGGCAGCCACCGTGATCGTCTCCTCGAGGAGGGGAAGTACGTCGCTCATGCGGCGCACAGTACGGGTAGTCTCCGGTCAGCTGAGGATCGGCGTCGGCAGGGGGTCGACGACGGCGGGGGGAACTCATGGGATCGACCGGGATGTGGCCGGAGGCCATGTACGACGCCATGACCTCGGGCAGTCCGGGCACGGTGCACACGTTGGCCGGGGACGTCGACCAGTCGATGACGGGCGTCGCCGAGAGCATCGACCTCGTCGCCCTCGCCCAGGACAAGCCCGACTGGGATAGCCCGAGCGCTCGGACGCATTTCAACATGCGCGCCTGGGCCACCCGCGCGTCCGCGGAGGTCTGCTTTATCCGTCTCAACCGGACGAAGCTCGCGCTCGACTACGTCTCCGGGGCGTACTCGACGATGGTGGCCGACGCCACCGAGCAGATCGACTACTGGCGCGCCCACAAGAATGACGTCGTCGACACCCTTGGGATGCTCCTCCTGCTGGTCACCACGACCAACAACCTCGCGACCGTCCGCAGTGGCTACTCCGACCAGCTGTCCGAGGCCGCCGACTTCCTCACGACCGACCCGTTCGGCGCGGACCAGCAGGAGTGGCTCGAGCGGGGCCTGGTGAAGTCGATGATCCGCGACCTCGAACACGGCACCCTGCCCGGACCGGCGATCCCCAACACCCTCGCCACGGACAACGACGATGACGGCTGGACCCCGCAGGGACTCGGCTACGACCCCGCGAGCGGCAACCTCATCCAGACCAGCTACAACGCCGACGGCGGTGCCGAGCTGAGCGTCATCGACCCCGCCACGGGCAAGGTCCTCAACACCGTCCAGCTCGGCGCCGCTGGAGACGACGGTGTCCCCGTGCATGTCGGCGGCGTGGCCGTCCACGACGGAACGGTGTGGGTCACCTCGTCCGGAAGCAACCCCACGGTCCACCAGTACGACCTCGACACGATCAACGCGGCCACACCATCCACGACCGTGCCTGCCCAGGGACCGCCGCAGACGGTCGCGGCCGGGTCGTCGTGCACCGTCTCCGGCAACACCCTCTACGTCGGCGACTTCAAGACCGACACGCTCCACACCTACACGTGGGACCTGAAGTCCGGTTCGTGGGGCAACGAGCAGGGGCCGTTCAAGACACCGGACCAAACGCAGGGGATGGCGGTCCGAGGCAACGAGATCGTGTTCAGCAGCTCGGAGGGGCGCGGCAACGCCGGTGCGCTCACGAGCTACAACCTGAACGACGTCCTCTCCGGCGGCGAGCTCGGCGACCCGTTGCAGACGGTGGAGCTCCCCACCATGTCGGAGGGAGTCATCATGCTTCCCGACGGTGTCGTGACGACCTACGAGTCCGGCAGCTCCGGCTACTCCTCCCCTTTCGGCTCGGCGTCGCTCGCCGACCTGTGGGCCGGACTCAACATGACCGTCACGCCGTACGGCGACCTGGGACTGGCCGGGACCATCGAGGTCGTCCCGCTCTCACTGGAGCAGGCCAGCAGCCAGTTCCGCCAGGCCGAGAGCGGGATGGACACGGCACAGGGGCGCCTGGCCCGGCTCAGCCTTCCGGCGAGGTGCCTGGGCGAGGCACCCGCCGCGCCCGCGTTCGCCACCACCGTCACCACCCACCTCGACACGACGGCGGTCTGGCTCGGGGAGGCGAGGGTGTCGGCCGACCTCACCGCCTCCGGGCTGGTCGGGGCAGCTCGCGACTACACCGACTCCGACCACCACGGTGAGAGCCTCTTCGGCATGCTGCAGGACCTGCTGTCCTGAGCCCACGCAGACGGAAGGACGTGGCCATGTCACGACCGAACCACCGGGTCGCCGCGCTGGCGGTCGCCTCCGTGCTGGCGGCCGGGCTGGCCGGCTGCGCCGACGACACCCCGACGACGTCGGAGACCTGGCCCGCCGTCGACGACCTCGTCGACACGTCCGGCCTCGTGTGGGCTGTCGACGGGGTGGTTCACCTGGGCGACGGCTCCACGATCGACACCGGCTCGACGGTCACCGAGTACGTTGTGGCGGGCGACGGCGTCTGGTTCCGGCCCGACACCCCCGACGACGACGGCCTGGCCGAGCTGCGGCACGCGACGTCGAGCGGAGTGGAGGGCACCCGTGCCCACCCGCACCCCTCGACCCTCTCGACCTCCCCGGACGGCCGCTTCCTGGCCTTCCTCGACCGACCCCAAGGCGCAGATGGTCCCGCCGAGGCGGTGGTGGTCGACCTGGCGGACGGCACGGAGCTGGTGCGCAGCCGGACCGGGCTCGGCAAGGACGTCGACGACTGGGCCGACCTTTACGAGGAGGTCCCGATCTCGGTCATCGGCGTGTCCGTCGACACCGCCTACGTCCAGGCCGTCGACGGCGTCCTGGCCTACGACCTGGCCACCGGCCAGGGGAGCCCCGCCGAGGTCGCGCAGGGTGGGCTCTCCGAGACCGACTGGTACCAGCAGTTCAGCCCGACCTATCCGCTCCCGAATGTCGCCGGCACCTGGGCGATCCGCAACCCCGACGACCTGGCCGCGCCGCCGGAGCTCGTGCCCGCCGACGGTGACCCGGTCTCGACCCGTCTGCTCCCAGCGGACGGGCCCCCGGTCCCGGGCGGACCGGCCCTCGAACGCTGGTGGCTCGACTCGTGGCTCGACGACGCCACCACCGTGGGCGGCACACCGGCCGGGACCGAGCAGATGCCGTCCTCGCCGCTCGACGTCCTCATCACCTGCACGGTGCCGGCGGGCACCTGCCGGCCGATCCCCGGCACGGAGAGGGGTGCCCTGGTGCCCGGCGACCGCGACGGGGACGCCTTGCTCGTGCGCTGACCAGTCGCTAGCGCGAGCCCCACCAGTCGAGCAGAGCCGCCCGCACCGTGGCGGGATCCTGAGGCCCGTGGTCCATCCGCAGCTCCAGCAGGAACCGGTAGGCCTCGCCGACGTCGCGGCCGGGCCCGATGCCGAGGATCTCCATGATCTCGGTGCCGTCGAGGTCGGGGCGGATCGAGGCCAGCTCCTCCTCCTCCGACAACCGCGCGATGCGCTCCTCCAGCTCGTCATAGGTACGACGCAGCCGGTCGGCCTTGCGCTGGTTGCGTGTGGTGCAGTCGGCCCGGGTGAGGATGTGCAGCCGCTCTAGCTGGTCACCGGCGTCGCGCACGTAGCGTCGTACGGCGGAGTCGGTCCACTCCCCCGACCCGTAGCCGTGGAACCTCAGGTGCAGCTCGACCAGCGTCGCGACGGCGTCGATGTCGTCGTTGGAGAAGCGCAGCGCCCGCATCCGCTTGCGGGTGATCTTGGCGCCCACCACGTCGTGGTGGTGGAACGTGACGGTGCCGTCGCCGGCGAACTTGCGGGTGCGCGGCTTGCCGACGTCGTGCATGAGCGCGGCGAAGCGCCCCACGAAGTCGGGCGGCGCGTCGGGCCCGCCGCGGGAGGTCTCCAGGTCGATCGCCTGCTCGAGCACGGTCAGCGTGTGCTCGTAGACGTCCTTGTGCCGGTGGTGCTCGTCGCGCTCGAGCGCCAGGGCGGGCAGCTCGGGCAGAACGAGCGCGGCCAGCCCGGTTTGGACGAGCAGGGTCAGCCCACGACGGGGGTACGGCGCGCACACCAGCTTGACGATCTCGTCCCGCACACGTTCGGCCGAGATGATCGAGATGCGGTCGGCCATGGCGGTCATCGCAGCCACCACCTCGGGCGCCACGTCGAAGCCCAGCTGCGCGGAGAACCGGGCGGCACGCATCATCCGCAGCGGGTCGTCGGAGAAGGAGTCCTCCGGCCGGCCCGGGGTGCGGAGCACGCGCTCAGCGAGGTCGGCGATGCCGCCGTACGGATCCTCGAAGACCCGACCGGGGACGGTGACGGCCATCGCGTTGACCGTGAAGTCGCGCCGACCCAGGTCACCGGCCAGCGAGTCACCGAAGTCGACCTCGGGCTTGCGCGACGCCGGGTCGTACGTCTCGGCGCGGTAGGTGGTGATCTCGACCTGCCACGGCCCCTTGCGGCAGCCGATCGTGCCGAACGCCCGGCCCATGTCCCACACGGCCTCGGCCCACTTCGACACCAGCCGCTCGGTGACGTCGGGTCGGGCCGACGTGGTGAAGTCGAGGTCGTTCTGAAGCCGTCCGAGCATCGCGTCGCGCACTGGCCCGCCGACCAGCGCCAGTTGCTCACCGGCGGCCGCGAACAGGTCGCCCAGCTCGTCGATCACCGAGCCGATCCGGTCGAGCTCGCGCGCCACCGTCTCCTGCACCTGGGCCATCGACAACGGTGCCTGTGACCCCGCCGGGAGTACGGCGGGCTCGGGGCGCGGGGCGGTGGCGTCGGACACGACTGGCCAGTCTACGAAAGGAGAGCAGGGAGTCCGGCATCCGTGCGGGCCTGACCAGTCGGCGGGGGTCGCCGCACTAGAGTCGGTGCGTGTTTCGCCCCCCATCGCTGACGGCTGCGCTCGTGGGTGTCCTGGCGACGGCGGGATGTCTGCTCGGTGGCGTGCCGCCGGCCAACGCCACCCTGGCGTCCAGCAACGAGATAGCCACCACGAGGCAGGTGGCGGCGACGACTACGGCGGAGGTCACCACGCCGCTGGAGATCAAGATCACCGACCTCACGCCGTCGGTCATCGAGCCCGATGCCGACGTCACGATCTCGGGCACCGTCACCAACACCACCAGCGAGACGTGGACCGACATCAATCTCTACACGTTCCGCTCGATGACCCCGATCCCCGACGCTGCCAGCCTCGCGCTGGCCGCCGAGTCGGAGGCCGACGAGTACCTGGGCGACCGGATCCTCGAGCCCGACACGTACGCCACGGTGCCGAGCCTCGCGGCGGACGAGACCGCCACGTTCACCGCGATCGTGCCTCGCGAAGCGCTCGCCACCGGCAACCAGGCGGGCGTCTACTGGGTCGGCGTACACGCGCTCGGCGCCTCGCCCAGCACCCCGGGCGACGCCCTCGCCGACGGCAGGGCGCGCACGTTCATCCCGCTGCTCCCCGAGGACAGCAAGCCGATCGACGCCGCGCTCGTCCTGCCGCTGCGCGCGACAGTGCACTACGACCCCGACGGCCGGGTCTCCGATCCCGTCGGCTGGGCCAAGCGGCTCGGCGCGGGCGGCCGGCTGAGCAACGTCCTCCGAGCCGGTCAGACGGCCGGGTCACGTCCGGTCACCTGGCTGGTCGACCCCGCCGTGGTGCAGGCCGTCACCCGGCTGGCCGAGGGCAACCAGCCGCTCAGCCTGGCTCCCCTGCCCGGCAGCGAGGGAGGCGACGAGCCCGAGAACGGCGAGACCCCGTCCACGGACTCGCCGCCGCCCGTCACGCCCACCCCCGCTCCGGCCGACGAGGACCTGTCGCCCGAGAACGCCGCGGCCGCCAGCGCCGCGAGAGACTGGCTCCTGCTCTTCCAGCAGGCGATCGGACCGCGCAGCGTCTTGACCCTGCCG
This is a stretch of genomic DNA from Nocardioides sp. InS609-2. It encodes these proteins:
- a CDS encoding glycosyltransferase 87 family protein yields the protein MTGRSTGDEFESRVHPTQDDSVVAAVSESVGGPMGRHAAPHRFWSPVRVLLLLTALCFAVGLVQKAPCANSLWQDGAENYNNMCYSDLPPLYYGRGLADGHWPYTDDPVVRAQFDVMEYPVGISYWAWATAKVTRAIAPDDGTRDVAKEARLYTAVNAVGFALLALLATWFLAGVTRRRPWDAAGFAIAPTLALTALINWDLLAVTLVAAALWTWSRDRPVLTGVLIGLGTATKLYPLFLLGGILVICLRRLRRVDGNGDTEESDPVFDFGAVAGSAAVAWLLANAPAYISGPAEWKVFWTFNSGRGADLGSIWLVLQQVFDHPMQPELINKVSWLFFGAWCVGVLLIGLKAPATPRLAQLGFLVVAGFLLINKVYSPQYVLWLLPLAALARPRWRDLLIWQTGEIVYFAAVWLYLGDYLAPAGGGDAGFYSIATLLRIATELYLVAIVARDVLRQPLAENDAPASVSKPVPPVSRS
- a CDS encoding transglycosylase domain-containing protein; protein product: MSAKRRADGRPVTKRPKKPPVTRGTRVRRALKWLLVVVLVGALIGAGTFVALYQAIDIPDPNKDFETQTSFVYYADGKSELGRYANQNRDSIPLDEMPDTLKDAVVAAENRSFYTDKGIDPKGIVRAAFSNASGGSTQGASTITQQYVKILYLTSERSLQRKITEAILSLKIQREVSKEQILEGYLNTIYFGRGAYGVQAAAQAFFDKPASKLNLRESAVLASVLNNPSNLDPANGKEAKEALRVRYEYALNGMAEMGKISAADADQAAKRLPKFPKIKAESQLGGQKGHMLTLVRDELKRLQFTDEQIDGDGLRITTTFTPSAMAAAEDGVQAQRPDGFGDKELHIGAALVEPGTGAVRGFYGGQDFLDSQINWAATGGMAGSTIKPLTIAAAIKQGFSLEDSFEGNSPYEFPDGLQVNNEGTGSDGLGNDYGSSVDLVNATEESINTAFMEMSASMDDGPQAIYDMARALGIPGDKPSNKYPGIPMRTVDFLPDDTLITLGKGRVSPINMANAYASIANGGERADAHVVEKVVGKDGEVLYNRPEKTRTAVDEDIAADTSYAMQQVVQNGTGRAALALGRPAAGKTGTATAPGKGGEDVVSSAWFAGYTPQLAAAVMYVRGDGDNQLDGWLPSYFGADYPADTWTAIMQQATDGMEIEDFPEPAYVDGEAPSTGHEPYVPPPPPPPPSRQPTKAPTKKPTDKPTPTPTPTPTPVPPTLVPTPPPPPPPPPPETPTPPPPPVSSTPPPA
- a CDS encoding PadR family transcriptional regulator, coding for MARRAETIELAVLGLLHEGPMHGYELRKRLNLMLGWGRVLSYGSLYPTLKKMLRATLIEEAVGDPTLITRRPRIVYQVTEAGHAEFERLMAEVGPTAWEDDNFDIRFAFFGRTDMEIRLRVLEGRRTRLQERLDRVQTDLARTQKEVDRYAGELQRHGVESVEREVRWLSDLINAERANPAPAPEHTE
- a CDS encoding inositol-3-phosphate synthase; translation: MGSVRVAIVGVGNCATSLIQGVEYYKDADPDGSVPGLMHVKFGEYHVSDVQFVAAFDVDDKKVGKDLSEAINASENNTIKIADVPTLGIDVLRGPTMDGLGKYYRETIEESAAEPVDVVQALKDAKADVLVSYLPVGSEQADKFYAQCAIDAGVGFVNALPVFIASDPVWAKKFEDAGVPIVGDDIKSQVGATITHRVMAKLFEDRGVALDRTYQLNVGGNMDFKNMLERERLESKKVSKTQAVTSNLRGELANKVSDRNVHIGPSDYVQWLDDRKWAYVRLEGRAFGDVPLNLEYKLEVWDSPNSAGIIIDAVRAAKIAMDRGIGGPIIAASTYLMKSPPVQMPDDIGRQELEKFIRGE
- a CDS encoding GntR family transcriptional regulator, translated to MSALVTVDPDDPTPPYEQVRRQLADLIGVGRLAPGDRIPPLRQLAGDLGLAVGTVARAYRELESAGLLESRRGGGTRVARTSGPVSGSLGDTTSRRVDDLAASYVMRARALGADDRLVRDAVRRQLG
- a CDS encoding SRPBCC family protein, which produces MSDVLPLLEETITVAAPPAQVWALVSDLPRLAEWSPQVVKSFQRGSGPIQLSTRFFNINRRGLLVWPTQSKVVRFEPHQEIAFRIKDNFTIWSFTLESTEGGTRITQRREAPDGISDISAKFTRALMGGQQGFAAHLREGMRSTLGRIKAEAER
- a CDS encoding CCA tRNA nucleotidyltransferase, which codes for MAQVQETVARELDRIGSVIDELGDLFAAAGEQLALVGGPVRDAMLGRLQNDLDFTTSARPDVTERLVSKWAEAVWDMGRAFGTIGCRKGPWQVEITTYRAETYDPASRKPEVDFGDSLAGDLGRRDFTVNAMAVTVPGRVFEDPYGGIADLAERVLRTPGRPEDSFSDDPLRMMRAARFSAQLGFDVAPEVVAAMTAMADRISIISAERVRDEIVKLVCAPYPRRGLTLLVQTGLAALVLPELPALALERDEHHRHKDVYEHTLTVLEQAIDLETSRGGPDAPPDFVGRFAALMHDVGKPRTRKFAGDGTVTFHHHDVVGAKITRKRMRALRFSNDDIDAVATLVELHLRFHGYGSGEWTDSAVRRYVRDAGDQLERLHILTRADCTTRNQRKADRLRRTYDELEERIARLSEEEELASIRPDLDGTEIMEILGIGPGRDVGEAYRFLLELRMDHGPQDPATVRAALLDWWGSR